A region from the Tsuneonella mangrovi genome encodes:
- a CDS encoding xanthine dehydrogenase family protein molybdopterin-binding subunit, with protein sequence MQVTRRGLLAGAAAGGGLLVAWGLWPRQFSTPLSPGSDEWAFGAWLKIGRDGVVTVAVPQLEMGQGITTLLPQLVAAELGADWRQVAVEPAPISGAYPNVPLAAKWAPLWMPVMPGLAERPDSVLALRYAQEGPFNATAEGLSLAAFEGPARNAAASARAMLAMVAAERWGVAWEECEARDGFIIHAGKHLSFAALAADAARQSPPDPPPVSAQPYAEAPGPADQDQPIPYPRLDLPAKVDGSYLFAGDIRLPDMVYAAIRHAPAGDATLSGFDKDAARKVRGLVKVVQNPSWVAVLAETWWAAERALTLMKPRFKVSGGPSSDSIDERLEEAVTKGEAVRIFTRGDGDDHLGDPSCTYRYDIVPQTQATLETASATARLEDGQLELWLATQAPEHARHAAAKAVGLSERDVVVYPMGAGGSFDRRLEHDQAIEAAVLAQAAGRPVQLIWSRRQEGVAGRPRAPLACLASGWTAKEDGSAQGLRLRVAMPATVREFGKRLFDNRTAEAALRVTDATADPLAFEGALVPYSIPDIAIDHVPVNVGLPSGRMRGNAHAYLAFAVECFMDELAKRVAREPLSYRMELLGDDPRLAECLQRAARMAQWDGGANESGQGIACWRIGSGKDDEATARIACVATARAGGGGVKVSKLSAAVDLGRIVNLDIARQQIEGGLLFGLGTATGAAFTYQNGAPVSGRLADLSLPMLVDAPEVDVEFVPADGLPADPGEIGVAVAAPAIANALQSATGLRLRRLPLISDGI encoded by the coding sequence ATGCAGGTCACCCGCCGCGGATTGCTGGCAGGTGCCGCCGCAGGGGGCGGACTGCTCGTCGCGTGGGGTTTGTGGCCGCGCCAGTTCTCGACCCCGCTTTCGCCCGGGAGTGACGAATGGGCGTTCGGCGCATGGCTCAAGATCGGGCGCGACGGAGTGGTAACCGTGGCGGTCCCGCAGCTCGAAATGGGACAGGGCATTACTACCCTGTTGCCGCAGCTGGTCGCAGCCGAACTCGGTGCCGACTGGCGGCAGGTTGCAGTCGAACCAGCGCCGATCTCGGGTGCCTATCCCAACGTGCCGCTGGCTGCGAAATGGGCACCGCTGTGGATGCCGGTGATGCCCGGTCTCGCCGAACGGCCCGACAGCGTCCTGGCGCTCCGCTACGCGCAGGAAGGACCGTTCAATGCCACTGCCGAAGGGCTCTCGCTGGCGGCATTCGAAGGTCCCGCGCGTAATGCCGCCGCCTCTGCCCGAGCCATGCTGGCAATGGTCGCGGCGGAGCGGTGGGGCGTCGCGTGGGAGGAATGCGAGGCGCGCGACGGGTTCATAATCCACGCCGGCAAGCACTTGTCGTTCGCCGCACTAGCCGCCGATGCTGCACGCCAATCGCCGCCCGATCCGCCGCCTGTCAGTGCGCAGCCCTATGCCGAAGCGCCCGGCCCTGCGGACCAGGACCAGCCGATCCCCTATCCCCGGCTCGACTTGCCGGCAAAGGTCGATGGCAGTTACCTGTTCGCCGGCGATATCCGCCTGCCGGACATGGTCTACGCTGCAATCCGCCACGCCCCGGCTGGCGATGCCACGCTGTCCGGGTTCGACAAGGACGCAGCCCGCAAAGTGCGAGGCCTCGTCAAGGTCGTGCAGAATCCGAGCTGGGTTGCGGTGCTCGCCGAGACGTGGTGGGCCGCAGAGCGTGCGCTCACGCTGATGAAGCCGCGCTTCAAAGTGTCCGGTGGGCCAAGCAGCGATTCGATCGACGAACGGCTTGAAGAAGCGGTGACCAAGGGCGAGGCGGTTCGAATCTTCACGCGCGGCGATGGCGACGACCATCTCGGCGACCCGTCATGCACCTATCGCTATGACATCGTGCCGCAGACGCAGGCGACGCTGGAAACCGCAAGTGCCACCGCGCGGCTCGAGGACGGGCAGCTTGAACTGTGGCTCGCGACGCAGGCACCCGAGCATGCGCGGCACGCGGCGGCGAAAGCGGTCGGCCTGAGCGAACGCGACGTGGTGGTTTACCCGATGGGTGCCGGCGGCAGCTTCGACCGCCGCTTGGAGCACGACCAGGCGATCGAAGCGGCGGTGTTGGCACAAGCGGCCGGTCGCCCGGTCCAGCTGATCTGGTCGCGGCGACAAGAAGGTGTTGCCGGGCGTCCACGCGCGCCACTGGCGTGCCTCGCGAGCGGCTGGACGGCGAAAGAAGACGGTTCCGCCCAAGGCTTGCGGCTGCGCGTGGCGATGCCCGCGACCGTGCGCGAGTTCGGCAAGCGACTGTTCGACAACCGCACTGCCGAAGCGGCTCTGAGGGTAACCGATGCCACCGCCGACCCGCTGGCGTTCGAAGGCGCGCTGGTCCCCTATTCGATCCCCGATATCGCGATCGACCACGTGCCGGTGAACGTCGGCCTGCCAAGCGGGCGGATGCGCGGCAATGCCCACGCCTATCTCGCCTTCGCGGTCGAATGCTTCATGGACGAGCTTGCCAAGCGCGTCGCGCGCGAACCCTTATCCTACCGGATGGAGTTGCTGGGCGACGATCCGCGTCTCGCGGAATGCCTCCAGCGCGCGGCACGAATGGCGCAGTGGGATGGCGGGGCTAACGAGAGCGGGCAGGGCATCGCCTGCTGGCGCATCGGCAGCGGAAAGGACGATGAAGCGACCGCACGGATCGCCTGTGTTGCCACCGCGCGCGCAGGCGGCGGAGGAGTGAAGGTCAGCAAGCTTTCCGCAGCGGTCGACCTCGGCCGCATCGTCAATCTCGACATTGCGCGCCAACAGATAGAAGGCGGCTTGCTGTTCGGGTTGGGCACTGCGACGGGTGCCGCTTTCACTTACCAGAACGGCGCGCCCGTCAGCGGACGGCTGGCCGACCTGTCACTGCCGATGCTGGTCGACGCGCCCGAAGTCGATGTCGAGTTCGTTCCTGCTGACGGGCTGCCGGCAGATCCCGGCGAGATCGGGGTCGCCGTGGCCGCTCCGGCGATCGCCAACGCCCTGCAGTCGGCGACGGGGTTGCGCCTGCGCCGCCTGCCCCTCATCTCCGACGGGATATGA
- a CDS encoding Mrp/NBP35 family ATP-binding protein, whose product MADRPEPPAGPVVIAIGSGKGGVGKSTLTANLAVALARAGRKVGLVDADIYGPSQPTMLGTAGQRPQARDKQLIPIDSKFGVKMLSIGHLVEPGRAVAWRGPMAGGALVQLMEADWSGVEVLLMDLPPGTGDVQITMLQKHKPAGAVIVSTPQDIALIDARRAAQLFATGGVPVIGLVENMAGYVCPHCGEASDPFGVGGVEEEARAEGIAFLGRIPLAREIRMASDSGEPPAAADGPQAGAFAAIAQQLGAWIDARQPVAVG is encoded by the coding sequence ATGGCCGATCGGCCGGAGCCGCCAGCGGGACCGGTCGTCATCGCCATCGGCTCGGGCAAGGGCGGTGTCGGCAAGTCGACTTTGACCGCCAATCTTGCGGTTGCGCTGGCGCGGGCCGGACGCAAGGTCGGGCTGGTCGACGCCGATATCTATGGACCGAGCCAGCCGACGATGCTCGGCACGGCGGGGCAGCGCCCGCAGGCGCGCGACAAGCAACTGATCCCGATCGACAGCAAGTTCGGGGTAAAGATGCTCTCGATCGGTCACCTGGTCGAACCGGGCCGTGCAGTCGCATGGCGCGGGCCGATGGCGGGCGGCGCGCTGGTCCAGTTGATGGAGGCGGACTGGTCGGGTGTCGAGGTGCTGCTGATGGACCTGCCGCCTGGTACCGGTGACGTGCAGATCACCATGCTGCAAAAGCACAAACCCGCTGGTGCGGTGATCGTCTCGACGCCGCAGGATATCGCGCTGATCGACGCGCGCCGCGCGGCGCAATTGTTCGCAACCGGCGGCGTGCCGGTGATCGGGCTGGTCGAGAACATGGCCGGGTATGTCTGCCCACATTGCGGCGAAGCGAGCGATCCGTTCGGTGTCGGCGGGGTTGAGGAGGAAGCAAGGGCCGAAGGGATCGCGTTCCTCGGCCGCATCCCTCTGGCGCGCGAAATCCGAATGGCCAGCGACAGCGGAGAGCCGCCCGCAGCTGCTGACGGGCCGCAAGCAGGGGCCTTCGCCGCTATCGCGCAGCAGCTCGGCGCATGGATCGACGCGCGCCAGCCGGTCGCGGTGGGCTGA